A stretch of Schistocerca nitens isolate TAMUIC-IGC-003100 chromosome 6, iqSchNite1.1, whole genome shotgun sequence DNA encodes these proteins:
- the LOC126262280 gene encoding mitochondrial inner membrane protease subunit 2 produces the protein MKLRLILRSVLFGIPVGITLFDSVGYVARVEGISMQPSLNPNCDEVDYVFLNRWAVRTYNIARGEIISLISPKDPDQKIIKRVVGIEGDVIKTLGYKKPYVTIPEGHCWVEGDHTGHSLDSNSFGPISVGLVTAKASHIVWPPHRWQNLKHDIPEGRKPLGLK, from the coding sequence ATGAAACTACGTTTGATCTTGCGATCTGTTTTATTCGGAATTCCTGTTGGAATTACACTTTTCGACTCGGTGGGTTATGTTGCAAGAGTCGAAGGAATTTCGATGCAGCCTTCATTAAACCCTAATTGTGATGAAGTGGACTATGTTTTCCTCAATAGGTGGGCAGTTAGAACCTATAATATTGCCAGAGGCGAAATTATTTCACTAATTTCGCCCAAGGATCCAGATCAGAAGATAATTAAAAGGGTTGTTGGTATTGAAGGTGACGTGATTAAGACGTTAGGGTATAAGAAACCTTACGTTACGATCCCCGAAGGACATTGTTGGGTAGAGGGTGATCATACAGGTCATTCTTTGGATTCAAATTCCTTTGGTCCCATATCAGTAGGATTAGTAACAGCGAAGGCATCTCACATAGTCTGGCCACCACATCGTTGGCAGAATCTGAAGCATGACATTCCTGAGGGACGAAAGCCACTAGGACTAAAGTAA